The segment CCTGGTGGGTAGTTTGACTGGGGCGGTCTCCTCCCAAAGAGTAACGGAGGAGCACGAAGGTGGGCTAAACACGGTTGGACATCGTGTGGTTAGTGCAATGGCATAAGCCCGCTTGACTGCGAGAATGACAATTCGAGCAGGTGCGAAAGCAGGTCATAGTGATCCGGTGGTTCTGAATGGAAGGGCCATCGCTCAACGGATAAAAGGTACTCCGGGGATAACAGGCTGATACCGCCCAAGAGTTCATATCGACGGCGGTGTTTGGCACCTCGATGTCGGCTCATCACATCCTGGGGCTGAAGTCGGTCCCAAGGGTATGGCTGTTCGCCATTTAAAGTGGTACGCGAGCTGGGTTTAGAACGTCGTGAGACAGTTCGGTCCCTATCTGCCGTGGGCGTTGGAGAATTGAAGGGGGCTGCTCCTAGTACGAGAGGACCGGAGTGGACGAACCTCTGGTGTTCGGGTTGTTACGCCAGTAGCATTGCCCGGTAGCTAAGTTCGGAATTGATAACCGCTGAAAGCATCTAAGCGGGAAGCAAGCCCTGAGATGAGTTCTCCCTGGCGCTTTAAGCGTCCTAAAGGGTTGTTCGAGACTAGAACGTTGATAGGCAGGGTGTGTAAGTGCTGTGAGGCATTGAGCTAACCTGTACTAATTGCCCGTGAGGCTTAACCATACAACACCCAAGGGGTTTTGTGGGCTCAAATAAGAACATAAACTTGATTGTGTATAAGAACGAAAACAGCTTTCCGAATTAAAGAATTTGCTTGGCGACCATAGCGATTTGGACCCACCTGATTCCATGCCGAACTCAGAAGTGAAACGAATTAGCGCCGATGGTAGTGTGGGGTCTCCCCATGTGAGAGTAGGACATCGCCAGGCTCATATTTAAAAAGAGCCCGTCTAACGACGGGCTTTTTTAGTCTTATAAGACACAGCTTCTTGCTGATATGGCTCAGTCGGTAGAGCGCATCCTTGGTAAGGATGAGGTCCCCAGTTCGATTCTGGGTATCAGCACCATGCATTCGACACGCACTGTAAATTTGTCTTCATCTTTGAAAAAGATGAAAGTCAAAAGCGGTCACAAAATTTGCTTAGCGACCATAGCATTGTGGACCCACCTGATTCCATGCCGAACTCAGAAGTGAAACACAATAGCGCCGATGGTAGTGTGGGGTCTCCCCATGTGAGAGTAGGACATCGCTAGGCTTTATTTCCAAGCCCCTGTAGAGATACAGGGGCTTTTTCATATCCGTTATTCTAAACGTTCGTTATTTCTTCTCATTCAATTTCCAGTCGTACTCATATTTTATTTTCCCTTCATAATGAGTTACTCCCGTTCGGTATTTGCTCAGATGGTCAAATAATTGAGTTCTGCTACCAAAATCTTGCGCAAACCAATCATAAATAGAAGAAAGGGTCAGTTGGCCATCTTGATACGAAACACCCTTATGACTATTGATGAAATCACGAGCCGCCTTTTCTAACAGAAGCTCAGTATTTTCCGCGGTGAATGCTTTTGGTTGCAGGTTGGGGCATCCTAGGCTGGCACAATTGATTGCATAATGTGTTCTCGGGTCACCCCAAATAGGCCTTAAAATTCGATGTTCTATATCATTGAGCGTTAAAGGCTTTCCTGCCACATTTGCGATTTCATCATCCCATGGACCAAAACCAAACCAACTACCGATTTTGGTGATTGAGGCTACAGGGTAATTATCCAATATGAGTTGCACTGTGAGTGCGTTATAGAGGTTTACCCAATATGCATACTGTTCTTTTTTGTTCAGTTCTCTTGGGTCAGTATTTGATAAATCAGATAAATATTGTGTGAGTTTCTCTTTATCGGATGGCGTGACTAGGGCGTATTTAAACAAGGTGTAATCGCCCTGAGAGATAAGATAAATGTCTAGGATGGCTTGCCATTTGTGGTGAGATAGTGAAGTACTGCTTTGTTGATTGCTGACATTCCAATAAGGCCATAAATCGGATTTAGGTGCCGAAAACGAAAGTGGTGAGAACAGCAAAAGTGCATACGCAAGGAGTCTTTTCATAAACAGTGTCAGTTAAAGGGTATATAGACAATAAGACCAAGGTTACTACGCTTTTATTTCAGCGATAAAAAAGGGTTGCTTGTCTGCAACCCTATATTCATTTTCGCTATCTTAAGAATGAAGGAATTTTCGCTTCATACTCTGCGATTTTAGCTTCGTGTTGCAGAGTCAGACCAATGTTGTCTAGGCCATTTAGCAAACAGTGACGACGGAATTCATCGATTTCGAATCCATATTCTTTACCGTTTGCTGTCACGATCATTTTTTCCAGATCAACGGTAACCTGCGCACCTTCGTTTGCTTGAACATATTGGAAAATCTCATCAACTTCTTGCTCGGTTAAACGAACAGGAACCATTTGGTTGTTGATAGAGTTGCCATAAAAAATGTCTGCAAAGCTTGGAGCGATCATCACCTGAATACCATAGTCAGCAAGTGCCCATGGTGCGTGTTCACGAGAAGAACCACAGCCGAAGTTCTCACGCGCTAGCAGAATACTCGCACCTTTGTAACGAGCTTGGTTCATGACGAAATCTGGATTTGGTTGCTCACCAGCATCATCAAGGAAGCGCCAGTCATGGAAAAGGTGCTTACCAAAACCAATGCGATTTACTTTTTGTAGAAACTGCTTAGGAATAATTGCATCTGTATCGACGTTCGCTGCATCTAGAGGAACAACTAAGCCTGTATGTTTTTGAAAACCTGCCATTTAAATTTCCTCTATCCTTATTTGTTACGAATATCGACAAAGTGACCAGCAATCGCTGCTGCTGCAGCCATCGCAGGGCTAACCAGATGGGTTCTACCATCACGACCCTGACGTCCTTCAAAGTTACGGTTTGAGGTTGATGCACAACGTTCACCGGCACCTAAACGGTCATTGTTCATAGCCAGACACATAGAACAACCTGGTAAACGCCACTCAAAACCAGCTTCGATGAAGATCTTGTCTAAGCCTTCAGCTTCTGCTTGAGCTTTTACCTGCTCCGATCCCGGAACAATTAGCGCCTGTACATGTGATGCGACTTTTTTACCTTTCGCAACGGCGGCGGCTGCACGCATATCTTCAATACGAGAGTTCGTACAAGAACCGACAAAGACTTTATCGACTTTGTAATCCGACAGCATTTTGCCAGCTTCTAGCCCCATGTATGCCAAAGCTTTTTCAGCAGATACACGCTCGACTGGATCGCTAAACGATTCTGGTGAAGGAATAGGTGTATCAACCGCAATAACTTGACCTGGGTTGGTTCCCCAAGTGACTTGAGGACGAATACTTGCTGCATCTAGCGTTACAACTGCGTCAAACTTCGCATCTTCGTCTGTTTTTAGTGTTTGCCAGTATTCAACCGCTGCATCCCAATCTGCGCCTGTTGGAGCAAACTTACGGCCTTTGATGTAATCAAACGTTGTTTGGTCTGGAGCGATCAATCCCGCTTTTGCACCTAGTTCGATAGCCATGTTACATACTGTCATACGACCTTCCATAGAAAGATCGCGAATCGCTTCACCGCAGAATTCAACTACGTAGCCTGTACCGCCCGCTGCCGTCGTTTTACCGATAATCGCTAGAACGATATCTTTTGCTGTGATACCCGGAGCGACTTTGCCTTTGACTTCGATTTTCATGGTTTTAGCGCGAGCTTGTTTCAGCGTTTGAGTTGCCATTACGTGCTCAACTTCAGAAGTACCGATGCCGAATGCCAAAGAACCAAATGCGCCGTGCGTTGCTGTGTGAGAGTCACCACAAACAATAGTCATACCAGGAAGCGTAATGCCTAATTCAGGGCCCATTACGTGAACGATACCTTGGTATTTGTGGTTAATGTCATAAAGGGTAACGCCAAACTCTTCGCAGTTTTTCGCTAGGGTTTGCATCTGGATTCGAGCCATTTCACCCGATGCATTGATGTCTTTAGTTGTGGTTGAAACGTTGTGATCCATGGTTGCGAAGGTTTTGCTTACTTGGCGCAGTTTGCGTCCTTTCTCGCGTAAGCCATCAAACGCTTGAGGTGAAGTTACCTCATGAACCAAGTGACGGTCGATGTATAGAATTGGGTTTTCGCCTTCCGCGGCAACTACGACGTGGGCGTCGTAGACTTTTTCATATAATGTTTTGCCCATGTGTTTGCTTCCTTGTCTCGCTCTCCTTGAGTAGCCAATGACTGGTAAATCGGTCATTGGCTGGCGAGAGTACTAATTATTATGAATTAAGAATGTATTCAGCGATTTTGTCGCCCATTTGCGAGGTGGTCAGCGCAGGCTTGCTACCGGATAGATCCGCCGTTAATTCGCCAGCTGATAGTGCTTTGCCTACCGCAGCTTCAATATCTTGTGCAGCGGCTTCTTCGCCTAAGCTGTAACGAAGCATGAGTGCAGCAGAAAGGATTTGAGCGACAGGGTTAGCAATGTTTTTACCTGCAATATCAGGAGCACTGCCGCCCGCTGGTTCATACAGACCAAACTTACTTTCATTCATACTTGCAGAAGGAAGCATACCCATTGAGCCAGTGATCATGGCACATTCATCAGAAAGGATGTCGCCGAAGATGTTTGAACATAGCATGACGTCAAACTGAGAAGGATCTTTGATCAACTGCATAGTCGCGTTATCAATATACATATGTGATAACTCAACATCTGGGTAATCTTTTGCAATTTCAGTGACGACTTCGCGCCATAGAATCGAGCTTTGAAGTACGTTTGCTTTATCGATAGAACAGACTTTCTTGCGGCGCAGACGAGCTGATTCAAAAGCAATCTTAGCGATACGCTCGATTTCAAAGCGATGGTAAACCTCAGTATCAAACGCTTTCTCGTTAGCGCCTTCACCTTCACGGCCTTTAGGTTGACCAAAGTAAATGCCGCCCGTTAGCTCACGAACAACAACAATATCAAAACCACGATCAGAGATATCAGCACGCAGAGGTGAGAACGCTTCTAGCCCTTTGTGGATCTGTGCTGGTCGCAAGTTACAGAACAATTGGAAATGCTTACGTAGAGGTAGAAGTGCGCCACGCTCAGGTTGTTCGTTTGGTGGAAGATGTTCCCATTTAGGACCACCAACAGAACCGAAAAGTACAGCATCGGATTCTTCACAAGCACTCAATGTGCTATCAGGAAGTGGGCAGCCATGGTTATCAATCGCAATACCGCCTACGTCATGTTCTTCACGCACGAAAGTTAACTTGTGTTTTTGTTCGATAGCATTAAGTACTTTATGTGCTTGTTGCATTACTTCTGGGCCGATGCCGTCACCTGGTAATACGGCAATCTTATAAGTTTTGTCTGTCATGCGAGTCCTTCACTAATTTTGATAATATTCGTTCAATGTTGTGTTTGCTTTACGTCCTTCCAACTGAAGTTACAGAAGTGGTGTCTGGGTTCATTCAACACTCTGCAACTCCAAGTATTCAGGAGGCTATGTTATTTAAACGCCAGCAATTACTTTCTTCTTCTGTTTTATTTCTTCAATTTGGTTTGCGCGATGAATGCTGTTGATAACATGCAATAGCGCTTGACCAGAGGCTTCAACGATATCCGTAGATACGCCAGTGCCGTGGTACTTGCGTCCTTTGTAGTTGGCAATGATGTCTGCCTGACCTAAACCATCTTCGCCTTCACCTTTTGCGGTTAAGTCGAATTTGTCTAGCACGATGTCATAACCAGTGACGCGGTAGATACATTGATATAAAGCATCTACTGGACCATTACCGACTGCCGCTTCACATTTCTCTTCGTCACCACAAAGCATTTTGACGCTGGTTGTCGCCATAACACTACCAGATTGAACACTCAAATAGTTCAACTTGTAGTAATCGTCTTCATCGCGAAGATTTGAGAAGTGCATTAATGCTTCCAAATCATAGTCGAATACTTGGCCTTTGCGGTCAGCAAGTTTCAAGAAGTCTTCGTATAGCGCGTTTAGGTTGTATTCGTTTTCGTTGTAACCCATGGCGTCCATATGACTCTTCACAGCGGCACGACCACTGCGACTAGTCAAGTTAAGCGCTTGGTTTTTCAAGCCAATAGACTCAGGCGTCATGATTTCGTAGGTATTCTTGTTTTTCAACATACCATCTTGGTGAATACCTGAAGAGTGGCTGAATGCGTTTGCACCAACAATCGCTTTGTTGCTCTGAATCGGCATGTTGCAAAGCTGGCTAACCAATTTGCTGGTTCGGTGAATTTCTTCATGCTTGATACCAGTGTGAACACCCAAGAACTCTTGACGAGTTTTGATGATCATGGCGATCTCTTCTAAAGCACAGTTACCTGCACGTTCACCGATACCATTAATCGTACCTTCGATCTGGCGAGCACCAGCTTGAACTGCTGCAATGGAGTTCGCCACAGACATGCCCAAGTCATCGTGACAGTGAACAGAGATAATCGCTTTATCAATGTTTGGCACACGGTTAAATAGGGTTTGGATGATGCCACCAAATTCACTTGGTACTGTGTAACCGACAGTGTCTGGAATGTTGATAGTACGAGCACCAGCATTGATTGCAGCTTCAACCATACGGCATAAGTTGTCGATTGGTGTACGACCAGCATCTTCACAAGAAAATTCCACATCATCAGTATATTGGCGAGCATGTTTCACAGCGTTCACCGCC is part of the Vibrio diazotrophicus genome and harbors:
- a CDS encoding DUF547 domain-containing protein, which encodes MKRLLAYALLLFSPLSFSAPKSDLWPYWNVSNQQSSTSLSHHKWQAILDIYLISQGDYTLFKYALVTPSDKEKLTQYLSDLSNTDPRELNKKEQYAYWVNLYNALTVQLILDNYPVASITKIGSWFGFGPWDDEIANVAGKPLTLNDIEHRILRPIWGDPRTHYAINCASLGCPNLQPKAFTAENTELLLEKAARDFINSHKGVSYQDGQLTLSSIYDWFAQDFGSRTQLFDHLSKYRTGVTHYEGKIKYEYDWKLNEKK
- the leuD gene encoding 3-isopropylmalate dehydratase small subunit — translated: MAGFQKHTGLVVPLDAANVDTDAIIPKQFLQKVNRIGFGKHLFHDWRFLDDAGEQPNPDFVMNQARYKGASILLARENFGCGSSREHAPWALADYGIQVMIAPSFADIFYGNSINNQMVPVRLTEQEVDEIFQYVQANEGAQVTVDLEKMIVTANGKEYGFEIDEFRRHCLLNGLDNIGLTLQHEAKIAEYEAKIPSFLR
- the leuC gene encoding 3-isopropylmalate dehydratase large subunit; this encodes MGKTLYEKVYDAHVVVAAEGENPILYIDRHLVHEVTSPQAFDGLREKGRKLRQVSKTFATMDHNVSTTTKDINASGEMARIQMQTLAKNCEEFGVTLYDINHKYQGIVHVMGPELGITLPGMTIVCGDSHTATHGAFGSLAFGIGTSEVEHVMATQTLKQARAKTMKIEVKGKVAPGITAKDIVLAIIGKTTAAGGTGYVVEFCGEAIRDLSMEGRMTVCNMAIELGAKAGLIAPDQTTFDYIKGRKFAPTGADWDAAVEYWQTLKTDEDAKFDAVVTLDAASIRPQVTWGTNPGQVIAVDTPIPSPESFSDPVERVSAEKALAYMGLEAGKMLSDYKVDKVFVGSCTNSRIEDMRAAAAVAKGKKVASHVQALIVPGSEQVKAQAEAEGLDKIFIEAGFEWRLPGCSMCLAMNNDRLGAGERCASTSNRNFEGRQGRDGRTHLVSPAMAAAAAIAGHFVDIRNK
- the leuB gene encoding 3-isopropylmalate dehydrogenase, with amino-acid sequence MTDKTYKIAVLPGDGIGPEVMQQAHKVLNAIEQKHKLTFVREEHDVGGIAIDNHGCPLPDSTLSACEESDAVLFGSVGGPKWEHLPPNEQPERGALLPLRKHFQLFCNLRPAQIHKGLEAFSPLRADISDRGFDIVVVRELTGGIYFGQPKGREGEGANEKAFDTEVYHRFEIERIAKIAFESARLRRKKVCSIDKANVLQSSILWREVVTEIAKDYPDVELSHMYIDNATMQLIKDPSQFDVMLCSNIFGDILSDECAMITGSMGMLPSASMNESKFGLYEPAGGSAPDIAGKNIANPVAQILSAALMLRYSLGEEAAAQDIEAAVGKALSAGELTADLSGSKPALTTSQMGDKIAEYILNS
- the leuA gene encoding 2-isopropylmalate synthase, with the translated sequence MNDQVIIFDTTLRDGEQALSASLTVKEKLQIAYALERLGVDVIEAGFPVSSPGDFESVQTIAKNIKNSRICALSRAVAKDIDAAAEALKVADQFRIHTFLATSTIHVQDKLRRSYDDVVEMAVNAVKHARQYTDDVEFSCEDAGRTPIDNLCRMVEAAINAGARTINIPDTVGYTVPSEFGGIIQTLFNRVPNIDKAIISVHCHDDLGMSVANSIAAVQAGARQIEGTINGIGERAGNCALEEIAMIIKTRQEFLGVHTGIKHEEIHRTSKLVSQLCNMPIQSNKAIVGANAFSHSSGIHQDGMLKNKNTYEIMTPESIGLKNQALNLTSRSGRAAVKSHMDAMGYNENEYNLNALYEDFLKLADRKGQVFDYDLEALMHFSNLRDEDDYYKLNYLSVQSGSVMATTSVKMLCGDEEKCEAAVGNGPVDALYQCIYRVTGYDIVLDKFDLTAKGEGEDGLGQADIIANYKGRKYHGTGVSTDIVEASGQALLHVINSIHRANQIEEIKQKKKVIAGV